The following are encoded together in the Citrus sinensis cultivar Valencia sweet orange chromosome 1, DVS_A1.0, whole genome shotgun sequence genome:
- the LOC102611768 gene encoding protein EFFECTOR OF TRANSCRIPTION 2-like, whose translation MGAAETEIIRIKREECKRTKHDAHFSKWKILVGASDWADYLLGKEGADRYRVHNLPSTSGPGVYELGIVASRSRTDRIDSDDVVVVYLGQADSVRTRLQCYGRSGAHLNNNPSNGSGCFDDIFSRRHAIAYRRAPMENKADALNTESELLSTFDYAWNKGSNGTRRHYDVLRKLNTIASDNIQFPQSIRKLLYFSQKPAGIKIKASKLPSKQNNCGTYADEEGHSFFSQIFKFTKSQPRLVLERHVTDEDRTVICGVSLDDGSICRRPPLKGRKRCTQHKSLRISRSNPVKPPVIEEMCTVSEEHKWRSTNGSNSNILGASEYVRNVDFDANACNYSDSSEMSRSGRVQPQVFSKRFTTKPNSDTICGVESGDGTFCSRQPVKGRVRCEEHKGMKIKGIKSKSAEEDKSNVYDAGSKLSTFNEEDFCSAVCGAQTLNGSYCRRPVKGNTNCWQHSKQSSNKGSTNSPCKGWSSGGTSICGAPTHNGSYCKRTVKGGGSCWQH comes from the exons ATGGGAGCGGCTGAGACTGAAATAATCAGAATCAAGAGGGAAGAATGCAAGCGAACCAAACACGATGCCCACTTTTCTAAATGGAAG ATACTTGTTGGGGCGTCAGATTGGGCAGATTATTTGCTTGGCAAGGAAGGAGCCGATAGATACAGGGTTCACAACCTTCCAAGTACCTCGGGTCCTGGAGTTTATGAGCTTGGAATTGTTGCATCTCGCTCCCGTACGGACAGGATCGACTCAGATGACGTCGTTGTGGTCTATCTTGGACAAGCTGACAGTGTCCGAACGCGACTCCAGTGTTATGGCCGTAGTGGAGCCCATTTGAATAACAACCCCAGTAATGGGTCTGGTtgttttgatgatattttcaGCAGACGTCACGCCATTGCTTATCGACGGGCTCCT ATGGAAAATAAAGCAGATGCTCTTAACACAGAAAGTGAACTCCTCAGTACATTTGATTATGCATGGAACAAAGGGAGTAATGGCACACGTCGCCATTATGATGTTCTTCGGAAGCTCAATACCATTGCTTCAGACAATATTCAGTTTCCTCAAAGTATCAGGAAGCTTTTGTATTTCAGTCAAAAGCCAGCAGGaattaaaatcaaagcaaGCAAACTGccttcaaaacaaaataattgtgGCACCTATGCTGATGAGGAGGGTCACAGTttcttttctcaaatttttaaatttactaaatcaCAGCCTAGGTTGGTTTTGGAAAGACATGTCACTGATGAGGACCGTACAGTTATCTGTGGGGTGTCCTTAGATGATGGTTCTATCTGTAGAAGGCCACCACttaaaggaagaaaaaggTGCACTCAACACAAAAGTTTGAGGATCAGTAGATCGAACCCAGTGAAGCCTCCAGTGATTGAAGAGATGTGCACAGTTAGTGAAGAGCACAAATGGAGAAGCACTAATGGATCCAATTCTAATATATTAGGAGCATCTGAATATGTACGCAATGTGGATTTTGATGCCAATGCTTGCAATTATTCTGACTCTTCTGAAATGTCTAGGTCTGGAAGAGTACAACCTCAAGTATTTTCTAAGAGGTTCACAACCAAACCAAACTCTGATACCATATGTGGGGTGGAATCAGGCGATGGGACTTTCTGCAGCAGGCAACCTGTTAAAGGAAGAGTGAGATGTGAGGAGCACAAAGGGATGAAGATTAAAGGAATCAAATCCAAGTCAGCTGAAGAAGATAAGTCCAATGTGTATGATGCAGGTTCAAAATTAAGTACATTCAATGAAGAGGACTTCTGTAGCGCTGTTTGTGGAGCTCAGACGCTTAATGGTTCGTACTGCAGAAGGCCGGTAAAGGGAAATACAAATTGTTGGCAGCATTCAAAACAGTCATCGAACAAGGGTTCAACAAATAGTCCCTGTAAAGGCTGGAGTTCTGGAGGAACCTCCATCTGCGGAGCTCCTACACACAATGGTTCTTACTGCAAAAGAACAGTTAAGGGAGGTGGAAGTTGTTGGCAGCATTAA